From the Chitinolyticbacter meiyuanensis genome, one window contains:
- the putA gene encoding bifunctional proline dehydrogenase/L-glutamate gamma-semialdehyde dehydrogenase PutA, giving the protein MDPFAFDLPDPESLSAVYAARYGDESRAVRALLPLARLSAEEQAYVEGQGEFLLDALRASRRERGGADALFAAFPLASPAGRALLTLAEALLRIPDAATADRLIRDQLHEADWQAGDTSPSWLVNLARWGLDAAEHWSETRSGKPIVRYAMQRAMHGLGARFVLGETIAAAIQARADGFHHSFDMLGEAALTAEDAERYAEAYAQAIGQLATLPGRCGARSACGISIKLSALHPRVEPRQWPRIRRELYPRLLVLARMARDANLPLTIDAEESERLPLTLALFGRLLHEPSLAGWDGLGIAVQAYQKSALAQLDWLIAQAATAKRRIVVRLVKGAYWDGEIKRAQLEAWPDYPVFTRKAHSDASFLACARQMLRASEVLYPAFATHNAFTALAVHALAGARDFEFQCLFGMGEPLYRLLAGHGIERPCRVYAPVGRYASLLPYLVRRLLENGANQSFVHQLLSDAESTPALRDPVTASARQPATDLPAPMARAGHDAVAAGISWSDVPAVTRLAMALQQELAATAAGPLLAHGTPSGGAPRSVLNPARLDDVVGTIADATPCDVEHALQQAQAYAPTWAATPVAARASLLQRAADEFDRYRPALIALLVREAGKSLIAANNEVREAIDFCRYYANQAAANWPDRAPAPWGAVAAISPWNFPLAIFVGQIAAALVAGNTVLAKPAEETPLTAYLATRLLHEAGIPHGALQLLPGGPEVGAVLTQDTRISGVLFTGSLPTAQAIHRALAKLAGERVLVAETGGVNAMLIDSSALPEQVVQDVLASAFDSAGQRCSALRVLCLPEAMAPSLLPMLQAAMRELAVGDPSRFDTDLGPVISDAARDRIEAAVAEFSQQGLAVFRTGKLPASGHYVAPTLVEIATLAQMPGEIFGPVLAILRYQPDELDTLLPELDALGYGLTLAVASRCPSFIGAVIEGIRVGNVYVNRNQIGAVVGHQPFGGERRSGTGPKAGGPWLLWRLVRNADPCRAAPGSGHRPEAALLAFTESMSLPLQARLRAIIETLFDHSPLAQRISLPAPVGETNTLAYRPRGRVACLAAAPTMLLPQLAACLATGNRAILPARVAPASWLAPFTGLVAVEEEPLAGACDAVLWDGNGSDPGPRLAEQPGPILQPIHPLSDGSYPLYRLVTEVTVTINTAAAGGDAELLGRPA; this is encoded by the coding sequence ATGGACCCCTTCGCCTTCGACCTGCCCGATCCGGAATCGCTCTCCGCCGTGTACGCCGCGCGCTATGGCGACGAGAGCCGTGCCGTGCGCGCGCTGCTGCCACTTGCCCGGCTCAGCGCCGAGGAACAGGCCTACGTCGAGGGCCAGGGCGAGTTTCTGCTCGATGCGCTGCGCGCCAGCCGGCGCGAGCGTGGTGGTGCCGATGCGCTGTTCGCCGCGTTTCCGTTGGCGAGCCCGGCCGGGCGTGCGCTGCTGACACTGGCCGAGGCCCTGCTGCGCATTCCCGATGCCGCCACCGCAGACCGGCTGATCCGCGATCAATTGCACGAGGCCGACTGGCAGGCCGGTGACACCAGCCCGTCGTGGCTGGTGAATCTCGCACGCTGGGGCCTCGATGCCGCCGAACACTGGAGCGAAACCCGCAGCGGCAAGCCCATCGTGCGCTACGCGATGCAGCGCGCCATGCACGGGCTGGGGGCTCGTTTCGTGCTCGGCGAGACCATCGCCGCCGCGATCCAGGCACGTGCCGACGGATTCCATCACTCGTTCGACATGCTCGGCGAAGCCGCGTTGACTGCCGAGGATGCCGAGCGCTATGCCGAGGCCTATGCCCAGGCCATCGGCCAGCTGGCCACACTGCCGGGCCGGTGCGGCGCCCGCAGCGCATGCGGCATCTCGATCAAGCTCTCCGCGCTGCATCCGCGCGTCGAGCCGAGACAATGGCCACGAATCAGGCGCGAGCTCTATCCGCGGCTGCTGGTGCTGGCGCGGATGGCCCGCGACGCCAACCTGCCGCTGACCATCGACGCTGAGGAATCGGAGCGGCTGCCGCTCACGCTGGCCTTGTTCGGCCGCTTGCTGCACGAGCCTTCGCTCGCCGGCTGGGATGGGCTCGGCATCGCGGTGCAGGCCTACCAGAAGAGCGCGCTGGCGCAGCTCGACTGGCTGATTGCGCAAGCCGCGACCGCCAAGCGACGCATCGTGGTGCGGCTAGTCAAGGGCGCCTATTGGGATGGCGAGATCAAGCGCGCGCAGCTCGAAGCCTGGCCGGATTACCCGGTATTCACGCGCAAGGCGCACAGCGACGCCAGCTTTCTCGCCTGCGCCCGGCAGATGCTACGGGCGAGCGAGGTACTCTACCCCGCCTTCGCCACCCACAACGCGTTCACCGCGCTGGCCGTGCACGCGCTGGCCGGCGCACGCGATTTCGAGTTCCAGTGCCTGTTCGGCATGGGCGAGCCACTCTATCGATTGCTCGCCGGGCATGGCATCGAGCGGCCGTGCCGCGTGTATGCACCGGTCGGGCGCTATGCCAGCCTGCTGCCCTATCTGGTGCGGCGGCTGCTGGAAAACGGCGCCAACCAGTCCTTCGTGCATCAATTGCTGTCGGATGCCGAGTCGACGCCTGCCTTGCGCGACCCAGTGACCGCCAGCGCTCGCCAGCCGGCCACTGATCTGCCTGCGCCGATGGCGCGGGCGGGCCACGATGCGGTGGCCGCCGGCATTAGCTGGAGCGATGTACCGGCCGTCACCCGGCTAGCCATGGCGCTGCAACAGGAACTGGCCGCTACGGCGGCAGGGCCGCTGCTCGCCCACGGAACACCCAGCGGCGGTGCGCCACGCTCGGTACTCAACCCTGCACGACTCGACGATGTAGTCGGCACCATCGCCGATGCCACGCCATGCGACGTCGAACACGCACTGCAACAGGCCCAGGCGTATGCACCGACCTGGGCTGCGACCCCGGTCGCTGCGCGCGCGTCCTTATTGCAACGCGCTGCGGATGAATTCGATCGCTATCGGCCGGCGCTGATTGCGTTGCTGGTGCGAGAGGCCGGCAAGTCACTGATCGCAGCAAACAACGAGGTGCGCGAAGCGATTGATTTCTGCCGCTATTACGCCAACCAGGCCGCCGCCAACTGGCCTGACCGCGCCCCAGCCCCCTGGGGAGCGGTAGCCGCCATCAGCCCATGGAATTTTCCGCTCGCCATTTTCGTCGGCCAGATCGCGGCGGCCCTCGTTGCCGGCAATACAGTGCTCGCCAAGCCCGCCGAAGAGACACCGCTGACAGCCTACCTCGCCACCCGACTGTTGCACGAGGCCGGCATTCCCCACGGCGCACTGCAACTACTGCCCGGCGGGCCGGAGGTGGGCGCGGTATTGACGCAAGATACGCGGATCAGCGGCGTGCTGTTCACCGGTTCGCTCCCGACCGCGCAAGCCATCCACCGTGCGCTGGCCAAGCTGGCGGGCGAGCGGGTGCTGGTGGCCGAAACCGGCGGCGTGAACGCCATGCTGATCGACAGCTCTGCCCTGCCCGAACAAGTGGTGCAGGACGTGCTCGCCTCGGCCTTCGACAGTGCCGGCCAGCGCTGCTCGGCGCTGCGGGTGCTGTGCTTGCCGGAAGCGATGGCACCGTCGCTGCTGCCGATGCTGCAGGCCGCGATGCGCGAACTAGCCGTCGGTGATCCATCCCGCTTCGACACCGATCTCGGCCCAGTGATCAGCGACGCGGCACGCGACCGTATCGAAGCGGCGGTCGCCGAATTCAGCCAACAAGGCTTGGCCGTTTTCCGTACCGGCAAACTGCCCGCCTCGGGCCACTACGTGGCACCCACGCTGGTGGAAATCGCCACGCTGGCGCAGATGCCGGGCGAGATCTTCGGCCCGGTGCTGGCCATACTGCGCTACCAACCTGACGAGCTCGACACGCTGCTGCCCGAGCTCGATGCCCTCGGCTACGGCCTGACGCTGGCCGTGGCGAGCCGCTGCCCCAGCTTCATCGGCGCCGTGATCGAGGGCATCCGCGTCGGCAACGTCTATGTGAACCGCAACCAGATCGGTGCCGTGGTCGGCCACCAGCCCTTCGGCGGGGAGCGGCGCTCCGGCACCGGGCCAAAGGCCGGCGGTCCGTGGCTGCTATGGCGGCTGGTGCGCAATGCCGACCCTTGCCGCGCAGCACCCGGCAGCGGCCACCGGCCGGAGGCCGCACTGCTCGCCTTCACCGAGTCAATGTCGCTGCCGTTACAGGCCAGACTGCGCGCCATCATCGAAACACTGTTCGATCACAGCCCGCTGGCGCAGCGCATATCACTGCCCGCACCGGTCGGCGAGACCAACACCCTCGCCTATCGCCCGCGCGGCCGCGTGGCCTGCCTGGCGGCGGCCCCCACCATGCTGCTGCCGCAGCTTGCTGCCTGCCTCGCCACCGGCAATCGGGCCATACTGCCGGCGCGAGTGGCACCTGCCAGTTGGCTCGCTCCCTTCACCGGGCTGGTGGCGGTCGAGGAAGAGCCGCTTGCCGGTGCATGCGACGCAGTGTTGTGGGATGGCAACGGCAGCGATCCCGGCCCGCGGCTGGCCGAACAGCCAGGGCCGATCCTGCAGCCGATCCACCCCCTTTCCGACGGCAGCTATCCGCTCTACCGGCTGGTCACCGAGGTGACGGTGACCATCAATACCGCTGCGGCCGGCGGCGATGCCGAGCTCCTGGGCAGGCCCGCATGA
- a CDS encoding branched-chain amino acid ABC transporter permease, translated as MDIFIQQLLNGLIVGSIYALIALGYTMVYGIMQLINFAHGEIVMIGAMVTITCINVLLGAGVQLPGPLLLLAGLAMAIPVSMLLGFTIERVAYRPLRRAPRLAPLITAIGVSIVLQQAAMLIWGRNYRPFPSILPTEVHDFFGAAITDLQIAIIILAFVLMGGLFFLIEKTRLGRAMRATSQNPDVAGLMGVNINTVISMTFVIGSALGAVAGVMVAANYDQAHAYMGFMIGLKAFTAAVLGGIGNLWGAVVGGILLGIIESLGAGYLGDLTGGFLGSHYKDIFAFVVLIAVLIFRPSGLMGERVAERA; from the coding sequence GTGGACATCTTTATTCAACAACTGCTGAACGGGCTGATTGTGGGCAGCATCTATGCGCTGATCGCACTCGGCTACACCATGGTGTACGGCATCATGCAGCTGATCAATTTCGCCCACGGCGAAATCGTGATGATCGGCGCGATGGTGACCATCACCTGCATCAATGTATTGCTCGGCGCCGGCGTACAACTGCCCGGCCCGCTGCTGCTGCTGGCCGGCCTCGCCATGGCGATTCCGGTATCCATGCTGCTCGGCTTCACCATCGAGCGCGTCGCCTACCGGCCCTTGCGTCGCGCACCGCGGCTGGCGCCGCTGATCACCGCGATCGGCGTTTCCATCGTGCTGCAACAAGCAGCCATGCTGATTTGGGGCCGCAACTATCGCCCTTTCCCGAGCATCCTGCCGACCGAGGTCCATGATTTCTTCGGCGCGGCGATCACCGATCTGCAGATCGCGATCATCATCCTGGCCTTCGTGCTGATGGGTGGCCTGTTCTTCCTGATCGAGAAGACCCGCCTCGGCCGCGCCATGCGCGCCACCTCGCAGAACCCGGATGTCGCGGGGCTGATGGGCGTGAACATCAATACCGTGATCTCCATGACCTTCGTCATCGGCTCGGCGCTGGGCGCCGTCGCCGGCGTGATGGTTGCCGCCAACTACGACCAGGCCCACGCCTACATGGGCTTCATGATCGGCCTCAAGGCCTTTACTGCCGCGGTGCTCGGCGGGATCGGCAACCTATGGGGCGCGGTGGTCGGTGGCATCCTGCTCGGCATCATCGAAAGCCTGGGCGCGGGCTACCTGGGCGACCTCACCGGCGGCTTCCTCGGCAGCCACTACAAGGACATCTTTGCCTTCGTCGTGCTGATCGCCGTGCTGATCTTCCGCCCCAGCGGGTTGATGGGCGAACGCGTCGCCGAACGCGCCTAA
- a CDS encoding ABC transporter permease subunit, whose amino-acid sequence MQTRHGKVVTYAVLAVVLALLPWVLTGGFENGKSWVRAVDFALLYIMLALGLNIVVGYAGLLDLGYIAFYAVGAYAFALLNSPHLQAILPAWLMYPNFLVMLVIAAIVAGLFGVMLGTPVLKLRGDYLAIVTLGFGEIIRIFMNNLDRPVNITNGPQGINNIDKVHFLGIDFGRPMEWLGLTFDMVHLYYYLILAFCMLIIFVTLRLQHSRIGRAWVALREDEIAANAMGINIRNVKLLAFAMGASFGGVSGALFASFQGFVSPESFVLMESILVLCMVVLGGMGHIPGVILGAIIVAITPEILRDVINPLQEGIFGKRVVDPENLRMLIFGLAMIIIMLLRPEGLWPSKRRAREFHEHDEEAKA is encoded by the coding sequence ATGCAAACCCGCCACGGCAAGGTCGTGACCTATGCCGTGCTGGCGGTGGTGCTGGCCCTGCTGCCCTGGGTGCTGACCGGTGGCTTCGAGAATGGCAAGTCGTGGGTGCGCGCGGTCGATTTCGCGTTGCTCTACATCATGCTGGCCTTGGGCCTCAATATCGTGGTCGGCTATGCCGGTCTGCTCGATCTCGGCTACATCGCGTTCTACGCGGTCGGCGCCTACGCGTTCGCGCTGCTCAATTCACCGCACCTGCAGGCGATCCTGCCAGCTTGGCTGATGTACCCCAACTTCCTGGTGATGCTGGTCATCGCAGCCATCGTCGCCGGGCTGTTCGGCGTGATGCTGGGTACGCCGGTGCTCAAGCTGCGTGGCGACTACCTCGCCATCGTGACGCTGGGCTTTGGCGAGATCATCCGCATCTTCATGAACAACCTCGATCGCCCGGTGAACATCACCAACGGACCGCAAGGCATCAACAACATCGACAAGGTACATTTCCTCGGCATCGACTTCGGCCGGCCGATGGAGTGGCTGGGGCTCACCTTCGACATGGTGCACCTCTACTACTACCTGATCCTGGCGTTCTGCATGCTGATCATCTTCGTCACCCTGCGCCTGCAGCATTCGCGCATCGGCCGTGCCTGGGTGGCATTGCGTGAGGATGAGATTGCCGCCAACGCCATGGGTATCAATATCCGCAACGTGAAACTGCTGGCCTTCGCCATGGGCGCTTCGTTCGGCGGCGTATCCGGTGCGCTGTTCGCCAGTTTCCAGGGCTTTGTCTCGCCCGAGTCGTTCGTGTTGATGGAATCCATCCTGGTGCTGTGCATGGTGGTGCTGGGCGGCATGGGCCATATCCCGGGCGTGATCCTGGGCGCCATCATCGTTGCCATCACTCCGGAAATCCTGCGTGACGTGATCAACCCGCTGCAGGAAGGCATCTTCGGCAAGCGCGTGGTCGATCCCGAGAACCTGCGCATGCTGATCTTCGGCCTCGCCATGATCATCATCATGCTGCTGCGCCCAGAAGGCCTGTGGCCGTCCAAGCGCCGCGCCCGCGAGTTCCACGAGCACGATGAGGAGGCCAAGGCATGA
- a CDS encoding ABC transporter ATP-binding protein, whose protein sequence is MSALLEIRGIHKRFGGLHALNDVSLAINAGEIYGLIGPNGAGKTTLFNVLTGLYQPDEGAFTFNGKDLFRKKPYVVVESGIARTFQNIRLFANMTALENVMVGQHVRTRTGVIGAVLRHPRAKAEEASIKARAQELLDYVGIGRRHDELARNLSYGDQRRLEIARALATRPTLLALDEPAAGMNPSETEGLKKLMEKVRADGVTILLIEHDVKLMMGLCDRIAVLDYGKKIAEGVPEAVKNDPRVIEAYLGVAPE, encoded by the coding sequence ATGAGCGCGCTTCTCGAAATCCGTGGCATCCACAAGCGCTTCGGCGGTCTGCACGCGCTGAACGATGTCAGCCTGGCTATCAACGCTGGCGAGATCTACGGCCTGATCGGCCCGAATGGCGCCGGCAAGACCACGCTGTTCAACGTGCTGACCGGGCTCTACCAGCCGGACGAAGGCGCATTCACCTTCAACGGCAAGGATTTGTTCCGCAAGAAGCCCTATGTGGTGGTCGAATCGGGCATCGCCCGCACCTTCCAGAACATCCGGCTGTTCGCCAACATGACAGCGCTGGAAAACGTGATGGTCGGCCAGCACGTGCGTACCCGCACCGGCGTCATCGGCGCCGTGCTGCGCCACCCGCGTGCCAAGGCGGAAGAGGCCAGCATCAAAGCCCGGGCGCAGGAGCTGCTCGACTATGTCGGCATCGGTCGCCGTCATGACGAGCTGGCGCGCAATCTCTCCTACGGCGACCAGCGCCGGCTGGAAATTGCCCGCGCCCTCGCCACCCGCCCGACGCTCTTGGCGCTGGACGAGCCCGCTGCAGGCATGAACCCCTCCGAGACCGAGGGTCTGAAGAAACTGATGGAAAAGGTGCGCGCCGACGGCGTGACCATCCTGCTGATCGAACACGACGTGAAGCTGATGATGGGCCTGTGCGACCGCATTGCCGTGCTCGATTACGGCAAGAAGATCGCCGAGGGCGTGCCCGAAGCCGTGAAGAACGATCCGCGCGTGATCGAAGCGTACCTGGGAGTGGCGCCGGAATGA
- a CDS encoding ABC transporter ATP-binding protein, producing MSDALLKVEDLKVAYGGIHAVKGINLEVKQGELVALIGANGAGKSTTLKTLVGMVKPASGSITFNGENTAKLAPYHYVHRGLVLVPEGRGVFPRLTVEENLQMGAHTRNDKADIASDMARVYDLFPRLKERRLQLAGTLSGGEQQMVAIGRAIMSRPKLLLLDEPSMGLAPIIVQKIFEIIRMIAAEGVTMLLVEQNAKLALETADRGYVMESGKITLADDAKTLLANEAIQKAYLGE from the coding sequence ATGAGCGACGCATTGCTGAAAGTCGAAGACCTCAAGGTCGCCTACGGCGGCATCCACGCCGTCAAGGGCATCAACCTGGAAGTGAAGCAGGGCGAACTGGTCGCGCTGATCGGCGCCAACGGCGCGGGCAAGAGCACTACGCTCAAGACCCTGGTCGGCATGGTCAAGCCTGCCAGCGGCAGCATCACCTTCAATGGCGAGAACACTGCCAAGCTCGCACCCTACCATTATGTGCACAGGGGTCTGGTGCTGGTGCCGGAAGGCCGTGGCGTGTTCCCGCGGCTGACGGTGGAAGAGAACCTGCAGATGGGCGCCCACACCCGCAACGACAAGGCGGACATCGCCAGCGACATGGCGCGCGTCTACGATCTGTTCCCGCGCCTGAAGGAGCGCCGGCTGCAACTGGCTGGCACGCTGTCCGGCGGCGAGCAGCAGATGGTGGCCATCGGCCGCGCCATCATGAGCCGCCCCAAGCTGCTACTGCTGGACGAGCCGTCGATGGGCCTCGCCCCCATCATCGTGCAGAAGATCTTCGAGATCATCCGCATGATCGCCGCCGAGGGCGTGACCATGCTGCTAGTCGAGCAGAATGCCAAGCTGGCGCTGGAAACCGCAGACCGTGGCTATGTAATGGAAAGCGGCAAGATTACCCTGGCCGACGATGCCAAGACTCTGCTCGCGAACGAGGCCATCCAGAAAGCCTATCTCGGCGAATAA
- a CDS encoding YdcF family protein yields MVDPIVVIKNAIAALMLPPGSLLLLLTIGLLFWRRKPRLALGLIAAATLLLYLLATPGLAYALLRQLEPAPITPAALDSVAAIVVLGGGKRVPAPDSGLNEAMNNATLTRVHYGARLARSSGKPLLVTGGKPKGGVAEAQLMADALRSDYGIAPRWVESASRNTEENAEFSARLLPAGQRRIALVTQAWHMPRAERIFTQAGFTVIPAATDYASEEQSVVLRWLPDAEALARSDRALHELLGLLWYRLRGR; encoded by the coding sequence GTGGTCGATCCCATCGTCGTCATCAAGAACGCCATTGCCGCCCTGATGCTGCCACCGGGCAGCCTGCTGTTGCTGCTGACCATCGGCCTGCTCTTCTGGCGCAGGAAACCGCGGCTGGCGCTCGGCCTCATCGCCGCGGCGACCCTGTTGTTATACCTGCTGGCAACGCCCGGCCTCGCCTATGCGCTGTTGCGGCAGCTGGAGCCGGCACCGATCACCCCGGCGGCACTCGATTCGGTCGCTGCCATCGTTGTGCTGGGTGGTGGCAAGCGCGTGCCGGCGCCCGACTCCGGTCTCAACGAAGCGATGAACAACGCCACGCTGACTCGTGTTCACTACGGTGCGCGGCTGGCGCGCAGCAGTGGCAAACCGCTGTTGGTGACCGGCGGCAAGCCCAAGGGCGGCGTGGCCGAAGCGCAGTTGATGGCCGACGCGCTGCGCAGTGACTATGGCATCGCGCCACGTTGGGTGGAAAGCGCATCGCGCAATACCGAGGAAAACGCCGAGTTCAGCGCCCGGTTGCTGCCGGCCGGACAGCGCCGCATCGCTCTCGTCACCCAGGCCTGGCATATGCCGCGCGCCGAACGGATCTTCACCCAGGCCGGCTTCACCGTGATCCCCGCTGCCACCGATTACGCCTCAGAGGAGCAATCGGTAGTGCTGCGCTGGCTACCGGATGCAGAAGCACTGGCCCGCAGCGATCGTGCACTGCACGAGCTGCTGGGCCTGCTCTGGTATCGGCTGCGCGGGCGCTAG
- the queF gene encoding NADPH-dependent 7-cyano-7-deazaguanine reductase QueF (Catalyzes the NADPH-dependent reduction of 7-cyano-7-deazaguanine (preQ0) to 7-aminomethyl-7-deazaguanine (preQ1) in queuosine biosynthesis) gives MSTAQQSPLGKAVQYQAEYDASLLFPIPRQGKRDEIGVTGALPFMGVDIWNGYELSWLNPRGKPQVAIALFEFPADSTNIVESKSFKLYLNSFNQTRLANADAAATLLRDDLSQAAGAPVRVQLIEPDGFAGQRLMELDGYCIDNLDIEVDQYQPAPQLLHCDQADAPVNEALTSNLLKSNCLVTGQPDWASVQIRYVGQPINRESLLRYLISFRQHNEFHEQCVERIFMDLMRACKPMKLAVYARYTRRGGLDINPYRSNFSGPPPANLRGARQ, from the coding sequence ATGAGCACCGCGCAGCAATCCCCGCTCGGCAAGGCCGTGCAATACCAGGCCGAGTACGACGCCAGCCTGCTGTTTCCCATCCCGCGCCAGGGCAAGCGCGACGAGATCGGCGTCACTGGCGCCCTGCCCTTTATGGGTGTCGATATCTGGAACGGCTACGAGCTCTCGTGGCTCAATCCGCGCGGCAAGCCACAGGTCGCGATCGCCCTGTTCGAATTTCCGGCAGACAGCACCAATATCGTCGAATCCAAGTCGTTCAAGCTTTACCTCAACAGCTTTAACCAGACCCGGCTCGCCAATGCCGACGCGGCCGCCACGCTGCTGCGCGACGACCTGTCACAGGCAGCCGGTGCGCCGGTGCGGGTGCAGCTGATTGAGCCGGATGGCTTTGCCGGCCAGCGCCTGATGGAGCTCGATGGCTATTGCATCGACAATCTCGACATCGAGGTCGACCAGTACCAGCCTGCGCCGCAACTGCTGCATTGCGATCAGGCCGACGCCCCGGTCAACGAGGCACTGACCTCGAATCTGCTCAAATCCAATTGCCTCGTCACCGGCCAGCCGGACTGGGCCAGTGTGCAGATCCGCTACGTGGGCCAGCCGATCAATCGCGAATCGCTGTTGCGCTATCTGATCTCGTTCCGTCAGCACAACGAGTTCCACGAACAGTGCGTCGAGCGCATCTTCATGGACCTGATGCGCGCTTGCAAACCGATGAAGCTCGCCGTCTACGCGCGCTATACCCGACGCGGCGGTCTCGATATCAACCCCTACCGCAGCAATTTCAGCGGCCCGCCGCCGGCCAACCTGCGCGGTGCGCGGCAGTAA
- a CDS encoding H-NS histone family protein, translating to MDLSKLSLPEMYQLQKDLAAEIDKRKVSDKKDLLAELQNLAAAKGFSLQDVLGKAVSSKAAKNTGAAQFRNPADASQTWTGRGRKPQWVQDWLDNGKSLDGLRV from the coding sequence ATGGACCTGTCCAAGCTGTCATTGCCTGAGATGTATCAACTGCAAAAGGATCTCGCCGCTGAGATCGACAAGCGCAAGGTCAGCGATAAAAAGGACCTGCTCGCCGAACTACAAAACCTCGCCGCGGCCAAGGGCTTCTCGCTGCAGGACGTGCTGGGCAAGGCCGTGAGTAGCAAGGCGGCCAAAAACACCGGAGCGGCGCAGTTTCGCAATCCAGCAGATGCCAGCCAGACCTGGACTGGTCGTGGCCGCAAACCGCAATGGGTTCAAGATTGGTTGGACAACGGCAAGAGCCTTGACGGTCTGCGCGTTTGA